Genomic DNA from Actinopolymorpha sp. NPDC004070:
CAGCACGTGGTCGGCCAGGCCGGTGCCCACGAGAAGCTCCAGCCCGGCGCGGGGGTCGCCGCCGAGGACCAGCTTCACCAGTTCGTCCCGGACCCGCTCCGCGGACACGATGGTGATCCGGTCGGCCATCGCGTGGATCGCGGCCACCACCTCCGGCGCCACCGAGAAGCCGAGCTGGCTGGCGAACCTCGCCGCCCGCATCATCCGCAGCGGGTCGTCGGTGAAGGAGTCCTTCGGCCGGCCGGGCGTGCGCAACACCCCGGCGGCAAGATCGCTCAGCCCGCCGAACGGATCGACGAACGCCCGGTCGGGAAGGTTGACCGCGAGCGCGTTGACGGTGAAGTCGCGCCGGCCGAGGTCGCCCTCCAGGGTGTCGCCGAACGTGACCGCGGGCTTGCGGCTGTCGGGGTCGTACGCCTCCGCACGGAAAGTGGTGATCTCGATCGTCCAGTCACCCTTGCGGGCGCCGATCGTCCCGAACTCGCGGCCGATGTCCCATACCGCGTCGGCCCAGCCGGTGAGGAGGCGTTCGACCTCGACGGGCCGGGCGCTGGTGGTGAAGTCCAGGTCGAGGCCGAGCCGGCCGAGCAGCGCGTCGCGGACCGAGCCGCCGACGAGCGCGAGCCGGGCACCGACGGCCTGGAACCTGGCGCCGAGTTCGTCGATCACGGGGGCGATTCGCAGGAGTTCTCGGACTCCGCGCTGCTGGGCCTCGCTCAGGTGGTCGGTCGACACGGGAGGCAAGCGTACGGCCTCGGCTGAGCCCGGTACGCCGTGGCGGGCGGGGACCGAGTCAGGCACCCCGCATACGGACATGCCCTAGCATCGAGGCGTGTTGGCGGGTCGAGCAAGGTTGGCGACCGCCGTCGTGGCGGTGCTGGCGTTGCTGGCCTGCGTGGGCGGCCTGGTCACGGGGACAGCCACGCCCGCCTCGGCCCAGGTGCCGGGAGTACGCATCCAGATCGACTCCGTGACGCCGTACGCCACCAAAGGGACGAAAAACCTCCGTCTCACCGGCCGGGTGGTCAACTCCGGGGATGTCGCGCTGTCCACCGTCAACGCGATGTTGTGGTTCGATCAGTCACCCCTCACGTCCCGTGACGAGCTCACCACCGCGGCCGCCGAGCAGCCGGGGGAACGCCTCGGCACCCGGCTGGACCAGCCGTGGAACCTCGTGGACCAGGTGGCGCTGAGGCTGCGGCCGCATGCGTCCGCGCGCTTCGACGTCAAAGTGCCGCTGGCACGGCTGGGACTCAGCGCGGCAGGTGTGTACGTCGTGGGCGTCGACATCCGGGCCACGACGCCGGACTCCAGCCTGCGGGAAACCTGGCGAGCTCGTACCTTCCTGCCGTACCTCCCCGCGGGCACGAAACTGACGCCGGTCGAGGTGGCGTTCGTCCTGCCCGTCACCGCCCGGCCCCGCCTGGTCGACGGCGACGTCGTGCACGGCCCGGCCGCGAGCAACGACGCCGGTGGGACGGTGGCGCTGAGGGACTTCGCGCCCGACGGGCGGCTGAGCCGGCTGCTCCAACTCGGCGCCGACCACGACCTGAGCTTCCTCGTCGACCCGTCCCTGCTGGACGAGGCGCGGCGGATGTCCGACGGGTTCACCACCTCGTCGGGCACCAGGGTCGGCCCCGACCAGACCGCGGACGTACGCCGGTGGCTCAACCGCGCCCGGGGAGTGCTCGCCGCGGGCGACGCGAAGATGCTGCCGTACGCCGACCCCGACCTGCCCACCCTGCAGCGCTACCACCTCACCGACCGCTTCCCCCAGGCGGTCCGGGCCGCCGCCCAGGCCTCGGACCAGTACCAGACCGGCGGCACCCTGGTCTGGCCCGGGGCGGGCTACGCCGATGCCGGCACCCTGGAGACGATCGCCGCCAGCAAGGCGCACACGGTGCTGCTGTCCCAGCGGGCCCTGCCCGCCCTGCCCAAGGACGGCTCCAGCCCGGTGGCGTCGCTGGCCACCCCCGAAGGCGCGGTGACCGCGCTCGTCGCCGACCCCTCCCTGACCGCCGGTGGACCGGGCGGGCAGTCCTCGCCGGTGGGCATCCAGCAGCGGTTCCTGAGCGAGACCGCGCTGGCGGCGATGCAGGGCGGCGACCCGGCCACCACGCTGCGGCGGATGGTCGCGGCGATGCCACGCGACTGGAACCCCGGCGCCTCCGGGGACACGTTGTTCCGCACCGTCGAGTCCGTCTCCTGGCTGCGCCCCCTCTCGGTCGGTGCGCTGCTGTCCCAGGCGCCGACGGCCTACGGCGGCCCCCTGCGTACGTCCCCCAGCGACACCCGCGCCGAGCTGAGCCCGCGGCACGTCCAGCACCTGCGCGACCTCGCGGCCAGCTCGGCCATGCTCCTGGACATGCTGGCCGAGCCGGAGCGGTCCCGACCGGCGCTGGACCGGGAGTTCCTGCGGGCGGCGTCCACGTCGTGGCGGGGGGACGACGCCGACGCGATCGAACTCGTCGACACCATGAACTCCCGGATCCGCAAGGCCATCGGCCAGGTCGAGGTCGTCCCGCCACGCCTGGTGACCCTGTCCAGCCAGACCGGCCGGTTCCCGGTGACGATCTGGAACCGCGGCCGCCAGCCGGTGGAGGTACGCCTCGAGGTGCGCCCCCGCGACCCCGACATGCTCAAGGTGGCCCCGATCGACCCGGTGCGCGTCGACCCCAACCGCAAGGCGACGGTGAGCGTGACGGCGCAGGCCCCGGCGGACAGCACGGTCCGGTCCGCGGTGCAGATGGAGGCGCGGGTGACGACCCGCTCCGGAGCGTCGTTCGGCGCCACCCAGCCGTTCTTCGTCAGGGTCACCGGCTACGGTCGGGTCGGCTGGGTGGTCATCTTCGTCGGCCTGGGGCTGTTGCTGCTGGCCGCCGGTACGCGTATCGTCCGGCGGCTGCGGGCGGCCGCGGCGGCACGGAGGGCCACGGCCGACGGCGGGGGGGAGGCGGCCGGCACGGCCGGCGAGCCGGGCGGACCCGACGGACCCGCTCCGGACGGGCAGGCGCCGGGCAACCCGGCCCGGTCGAACGGCAGGTCCGCCCAGCCGCACGACAGGGATCCAGGCACCCGGCCCGGATCCCAGCCCGGCTCTCCTGGCCCCGACATGACGAAGGCGAAGCGGTGAACGGTGACGTCGCTGTCCCCCAGAAGAAGGAACCACGAAAGGAGCAGCAGACCAGCCTGCTGCGCGCCAGCGCGGTCATGGCGGCCGGCACCGTGGTCTCCCGGGTCACCGGCTTCGTCCGCAGCCTGGTCCTCGTCTGGGCACTCGGCACGGCGTTCTTCGCCGACACGTTCAACCTCGCCAACACGATCCCGAACTCGCTCTACATCCTGATCGCCGGCGGCGCGCTCAACGCGGTCTTCGTCCCCCAGCTCGTCCGGGCGATGAAGAACGACCCGGACGGCGGCGTGGCGTTCGCCCAGCGGCTGCTCACGCTGGCGGCCCTCGTCCTGGCCGCCATGAGCGTGGTGGCCGTAGTGTGCGCACCGCTGCTGGTGCGCGCCTACTCCGGCGCCGCGATGAACGCGCCGGCCAACCGGCCGTACTTCGACCTCGCTGTGGCGTTCGCGTGGTACTGCCTGCCGCAGATCTTCTTCTACGGCCTGTACGTCATCCTCGGGCAGATGCTGAACGCCCGCGGGCGGTTCGGCCCGATGATGTGGTCGCCGATCCTGAACAACATCGTCTCGATCGTGGTGTTCGTGGCGTTCATCGTGATCTCCGACGCGGACAGCCCGCAGGAGATCACCACCGCGCAGATCCTGTTGCTCGGCCTCGGCTCGACCCTCGGCATCGCCGTGCAGGCGCTGTGCCTGCTGCCCGTGCTGCGCAGCGCGGGCTTCCGGCTCCGCCCGAGGTTCGACTTCCGGGGCGGCGGCATCGGCAAGTCCGGCAAGCTGGCGATCTGGACCATCGGCTTCGTCCTGGTCAACCAGGTGTGGTTCATCGTGGCCACCCGGCTGACCACCGCGGTGAGTGCGCAGGCGCTGACGAAGTTCGGGCACGACAGCGGATACGGCCTCACGCCGTACCTCAACGCCTACCTCATCCTGATGCTCCCGCACGCGGTGATCACGGTCTCGATCGTGGCCGCCCTGTTGCCCCGGATGAGCCGGTCGGCGGCCGAGGGCGACGACGGCGCGGTCCGTGACGACCTGTCGTACGGCCTGCGCCTCACGGCGGTGGCGATCATCCCGGCGTCGGTCGCGTTCCTCGCCCTCGGCGCCGACATGACCAGCGCGCTGTTCTTCTTCCTGCACGGCGACGCGGACACCAGCGCGCGGTTCATGGGGTACGTCCTGATGGGTTTCGCGCTCGGACTGATCGGGTTCTCCAGCCACCACATCGTGCTGCGCGGCTTCTACGCCTACGAGGACACCCGCACGCCGGTCTTCGTCCAGATCGGCGTGGTCGCGGTGGGCATCGTCTGCGCGGTGATCGCCTACACCGTCCTGCCGGTGCAGTGGAAGACGGTGGGCATCGCCGCGTCGTACGGCCTGGGCTACTGGATCGGGTTTCTCGGCAGCCTGGTCGTGCTGCGCCGCCGGATGGGCGGGGTCGACGGGCGCCGACTGTTCAGTACGTACGCCCGGGCCGGCGGGGCGGCCCTGATCCCCGGTGCGCTCGCGTACGCCCTCGCCCGGCTCGTCACCGCGGGGCTCGGCGAGTCCCCGCTGGTGGAACTGCTGGCGGTGGCCGTGGGCGGCGTGGTCCTGCTCGGGGGATACCTTGTGCTGGCGAGGCTCTTCGCGGTCCGGGAGATCGCCGAGCTCCTCGGCCTTCTCCGTGCTCGGCTGGGCCGGTCCGCGGCCTGACGGCCCTCCGGCGCTCGTCGCCGGGCGAGGCGCTCGTAGCATTCGGGCATTAGCATGTAGGCGCAGTCAGACAGTCCGGGACGGATCCGCGTCCCTCGGCGAGCAGGAGGGCCGTGCATCCGACCGATGTCGACCCGGGCGTGACGCTCGCTGGTCGTTACCGTGTCGCCGAGCTTCTCGCGGAGACGCCCGGCGACGGTGGGGTAGCGCAGACCTGGCGGGCCATCGACGAGGTCCTCTCACGTTCCGTGGTCGTGCACGTGCTGGCCGCGGACGACCCGCGGGTCGACCATCTACTGGAGGCGTCCCGGCGGGCCGCGACGGCCGCCGACGTGCGGTTCATCCGGGTGCTCGACGCGCTCCGTGACGACGGGGTCGCCTACGTCGTCCGCGAATGGGTGGCCGGCCGTAGCCTCGGCGCGCTGCTGGCCGACGGACCGCTGCCACCACAACAGGCCGGACTGCTGGTCCGTGAGGTGAGCGAGGCGATCGCCCGCGCCCACGACCAGGGTCTTTCCCACGAGCGGCTCGATCCGGACGCGGTGGTGGTCACCGACACCGGGTCCATCAAGATCGTCGGGCTGGCGACCCAGGCCGCGCTCAGCGGTGCTCGCACCGACGAGGAGACCGGCACCGATCCGCAGCGTGAGGACGCGGTCGGCCTCGGCCGGCTCCTCTACGCCGCGCTGACCGCGCGCTGGCCGGCCGGTCCACGCAGCGGACTGAACGCCGCACCCCGCGCGGCCGACGGAACACTCCTGTCCCCGCGTCAGTGCCGGGCAGGCGTTCCACGCCCCCTGGACGAGATCACCGAGCGGATCCTCGACGAGCAGCCCCGGCACGGTGACCCCCTGACCACGCCGCAGCAGATCGCGGCCGCGCTCACCGAGGTCGTCGGCATGACCCCGATCGAGGGAGTGCTCCCGCCGGCCTCGGCGTCGGGCGACGAGCACGACCACGGTCACCATGCGGGCGGGCCACCCAACTACGCCGACGCACCCACCCAGGTGGGCGTCCCGCCGGTCGGGGCCACCCGCGGCGACCTCAACGGCCGCGCCCCGGCCCACACCCAGCACATCGGTGCCGCCGGCGACCTCGGCGACCAGACCCAGCGGGTCGCCGCCGCCGACATGTCCCACACCGCGATGCATCCGCGCGGCAACTACGCCCCGCCGCACCCGCCCGCGCAGGCGCCGCACCACTACCCCGAGCACGAGCGTGAGCAGCGGCCACGCTGGTGGCGGATCGCCGCGGCCTTGGTGGCGCTGCTGGTGCTGGCCGGCGCCGGGTTGCTGGGCTACCAGCTGATGAGCGCGGCGTTCGACAGCCCCGGTCCCACGAGGACACCCTCGGCCGGTGGCAGCCCCTCCCCCTCCAAGACCAACGTAGCGGCGGCAGGCTCGCCCATCCGGATCACCGGCGCGAAGGACTTCGACCCGCCGCCGGGGGGGAACGGCGAGGAGCACCCCGAGGACGTCGACAAGGCCTACGACGGCAACCAGTCCACCTTGTGGACGACGATGAGCTACCACAACAACCCCCAGCTCGGCGGGCTCAAGCCGGGCGTGGGCGTCTGGTTCGACCTCGGCAAGCCGGCCGACGTGGGCCGGGTCGAGCTCAGCCTGCGCAGCGGCGGCACCGACGTCCAGCTGCGCGCGGCGCCGGAGAGCGCGTCGAGCGCACCGTCCGCCATCGACGACTGGCAGCAGATCGCCAAGCAGGACGGCGCAGGCGGTGAGGTGACGCTGCGTCCGGACAAGCCGGTGCGCACCCGGTTCCTGCTGGTCTGGCTGACCAAGCTGCCGCCCGACGGTTCTGACTACCGCGGCGGGATTGCGGAGATCGTCGTACGCCGATGACCACCAGCACCCCGGACACCCTCGCCGAGGGCGGCGGTGCACCAAGCGACCGGGACCTCATCGCGGCACACGTGGCCGGTGACCCGGAGGCGTTCGCCACACTGTTCCGGAGGCACCGCGACCGGCTGTGGGCGGTTGCGCTGCGCACGATGTCCGACCCGGACGAGGCGGCCGACGCCCTGCAGGACGCGCTGATCTCGGCGTTCCGCAACGCCGGCCAGTTCCGCGGCGACTCGGCGGTGACCACCTGGCTGCACCGCGTCGTCGTCAACGCCTGCCTGGACCGCATCCGGCGACGTGCCGTCCGGGCGGCCGACCCGCTGCCTGACGACGACCGCGCGGCCGAGCTCGCCGCCGAC
This window encodes:
- a CDS encoding CCA tRNA nucleotidyltransferase; the protein is MSEAQQRGVRELLRIAPVIDELGARFQAVGARLALVGGSVRDALLGRLGLDLDFTTSARPVEVERLLTGWADAVWDIGREFGTIGARKGDWTIEITTFRAEAYDPDSRKPAVTFGDTLEGDLGRRDFTVNALAVNLPDRAFVDPFGGLSDLAAGVLRTPGRPKDSFTDDPLRMMRAARFASQLGFSVAPEVVAAIHAMADRITIVSAERVRDELVKLVLGGDPRAGLELLVGTGLADHVLPELPALRLELDEHHRHKDVYEHSLTVLDQAIAMEDRVGTGGPDFVTRFAALMHDVGKPATRRFEDGGRVTFHHHEVKGARITTKRMRALRFSGDQVDAVSRLVELHLRFHGYGGGEWTDSAVRRYVRDAGPLLDRLHVLTRADCTTRNRRKAAALQRTYDQLEERIALLAEQEELASIRPDLDGNEIMQTLGIPPGPVVGRAYKHLLEVRLDEGRLDKDAVRAELLRWWSEQPESGA
- a CDS encoding DUF6049 family protein codes for the protein MLAGRARLATAVVAVLALLACVGGLVTGTATPASAQVPGVRIQIDSVTPYATKGTKNLRLTGRVVNSGDVALSTVNAMLWFDQSPLTSRDELTTAAAEQPGERLGTRLDQPWNLVDQVALRLRPHASARFDVKVPLARLGLSAAGVYVVGVDIRATTPDSSLRETWRARTFLPYLPAGTKLTPVEVAFVLPVTARPRLVDGDVVHGPAASNDAGGTVALRDFAPDGRLSRLLQLGADHDLSFLVDPSLLDEARRMSDGFTTSSGTRVGPDQTADVRRWLNRARGVLAAGDAKMLPYADPDLPTLQRYHLTDRFPQAVRAAAQASDQYQTGGTLVWPGAGYADAGTLETIAASKAHTVLLSQRALPALPKDGSSPVASLATPEGAVTALVADPSLTAGGPGGQSSPVGIQQRFLSETALAAMQGGDPATTLRRMVAAMPRDWNPGASGDTLFRTVESVSWLRPLSVGALLSQAPTAYGGPLRTSPSDTRAELSPRHVQHLRDLAASSAMLLDMLAEPERSRPALDREFLRAASTSWRGDDADAIELVDTMNSRIRKAIGQVEVVPPRLVTLSSQTGRFPVTIWNRGRQPVEVRLEVRPRDPDMLKVAPIDPVRVDPNRKATVSVTAQAPADSTVRSAVQMEARVTTRSGASFGATQPFFVRVTGYGRVGWVVIFVGLGLLLLAAGTRIVRRLRAAAAARRATADGGGEAAGTAGEPGGPDGPAPDGQAPGNPARSNGRSAQPHDRDPGTRPGSQPGSPGPDMTKAKR
- the murJ gene encoding murein biosynthesis integral membrane protein MurJ, whose protein sequence is MNGDVAVPQKKEPRKEQQTSLLRASAVMAAGTVVSRVTGFVRSLVLVWALGTAFFADTFNLANTIPNSLYILIAGGALNAVFVPQLVRAMKNDPDGGVAFAQRLLTLAALVLAAMSVVAVVCAPLLVRAYSGAAMNAPANRPYFDLAVAFAWYCLPQIFFYGLYVILGQMLNARGRFGPMMWSPILNNIVSIVVFVAFIVISDADSPQEITTAQILLLGLGSTLGIAVQALCLLPVLRSAGFRLRPRFDFRGGGIGKSGKLAIWTIGFVLVNQVWFIVATRLTTAVSAQALTKFGHDSGYGLTPYLNAYLILMLPHAVITVSIVAALLPRMSRSAAEGDDGAVRDDLSYGLRLTAVAIIPASVAFLALGADMTSALFFFLHGDADTSARFMGYVLMGFALGLIGFSSHHIVLRGFYAYEDTRTPVFVQIGVVAVGIVCAVIAYTVLPVQWKTVGIAASYGLGYWIGFLGSLVVLRRRMGGVDGRRLFSTYARAGGAALIPGALAYALARLVTAGLGESPLVELLAVAVGGVVLLGGYLVLARLFAVREIAELLGLLRARLGRSAA
- a CDS encoding protein kinase family protein — protein: MHPTDVDPGVTLAGRYRVAELLAETPGDGGVAQTWRAIDEVLSRSVVVHVLAADDPRVDHLLEASRRAATAADVRFIRVLDALRDDGVAYVVREWVAGRSLGALLADGPLPPQQAGLLVREVSEAIARAHDQGLSHERLDPDAVVVTDTGSIKIVGLATQAALSGARTDEETGTDPQREDAVGLGRLLYAALTARWPAGPRSGLNAAPRAADGTLLSPRQCRAGVPRPLDEITERILDEQPRHGDPLTTPQQIAAALTEVVGMTPIEGVLPPASASGDEHDHGHHAGGPPNYADAPTQVGVPPVGATRGDLNGRAPAHTQHIGAAGDLGDQTQRVAAADMSHTAMHPRGNYAPPHPPAQAPHHYPEHEREQRPRWWRIAAALVALLVLAGAGLLGYQLMSAAFDSPGPTRTPSAGGSPSPSKTNVAAAGSPIRITGAKDFDPPPGGNGEEHPEDVDKAYDGNQSTLWTTMSYHNNPQLGGLKPGVGVWFDLGKPADVGRVELSLRSGGTDVQLRAAPESASSAPSAIDDWQQIAKQDGAGGEVTLRPDKPVRTRFLLVWLTKLPPDGSDYRGGIAEIVVRR